The following DNA comes from Leishmania donovani BPK282A1 complete genome, chromosome 9.
cgcggcgcagcaggaggcgcttGCGGTAGTTCTCAAtcacgcggcggtgctcgagCACCCATGCGAGGTGGCGACCCACGCCGGACATGATAATGCTGCCCAGAAGGACGAGAACGCTCAAGCTGAAGCAGCCAACGATGACGCTGCTCTTCGGCATTTCGTAGCCGACGATTTCCTCAGTGCAGTTACCGCAGGAGGTCGTgcccgagcagcagcggatcgCGGACGAAGCGACGCAGCACATCGGCTTCGCATCCGGGCACGCGACGGACTGCATGATCTGGTATGAGCAGAGGTGCGGGGTGCGATAAGCGACGTAGGCCTGTCGCTCAAGACGAGCATCAGCGTGTTGAAGAGCTCTGCTGTAGCCGAGGATGATAAACAGCGCCATGAAGAAGCGTGTGGCGCGTTCCGCCACGATGACGGAGGCAGCGCCGttgtgctgcggcgcactTGACatgctgcgcgcggcgggCCGAAAGGGGCGCAACaacgagagaaaagaaaatgTTGGCGGAgggcgatggtggtggtaaTGGTGGTCGTCGTATGCGTGCAGGCAGCGCACGCCCGCGACAAGAACCGTAAAGGCAGAATTCTCAGGGCTAAGATCCTACAGAAGCAAAAGCACGgatggagaagagcggctgAGCAGGTGACCCGCCCgccccgcgcgcacgcacctcccTGTGCTCAATGAAGGGTGTCTGCTTCCTCGCCGTTGTTCGGCGTTGCAGAGACAGGAAGGATGATGTCGGGCAGACGGaatggggaggggaagggtaCTTGTTGCCGTTACAACTGTGATGACAGGCTGCCCGATCTACTAATGAGACAGCACAGAGAGACCGCAGGTGAGATGGGCAGTGGCGCTTGGGCGCTcgggcgtgcgcgtgtgcgtacgAGATGGAAAGGAGGCGAGGCAGACGGCGGCACGGAGTgcagggggagagggagacagtGCATGTGAGCGTGGGCATTTCATGGTGCTTAGCAATACTCCTagccccccctctctctctcatggGAGCACATTCGATTTTGTAGGACGCTGGATGGGCGCACAGAGTGGCACAGTCGCTAcctcttccacacacacacacatgcacatacacatgtaCACATGAGTGCTGCAGACGCACGCCCCATGGTGTTCTTCGCGGACTCAAACCTTGTCCCGCCTACTCGTCACGGAAAGTACATTATAACCACGCGTCAAGTTACAATAGACGTGCGCGAGATCTGAGCATCCAACGTGCTTTTCCGGGGCGCCGCATCCGCCCGATTCCTTGGCAGCGGACGCCGCGGTCGTGTCACCGTTCCTCAGCCCGTGACTTGATCTCGCgcttcttcgtttttcttttccatTCTTGCCGCTCTGGGGAAGTGGCCGCGCCTGCAGTCACCAAAAGATGCGTGTGGGCACAAACCACAGGCGCGGCCTTGCTCAGCCCGCGTGTTCACGCCGCTCGTGCGCACATGGGTCGCCCCCCTCCGTGTACGCGCCTCTGAGAGTGGAGTTCACGGCTTAAGCGTCTCTGTCTTTATTATCCGCGGTGCGGGAGGAGTGAGTCAGCGGGCAAGGaccacacccacacagcaGCCACCCGTCACCCGCTACCGGAGGGTCTGAGATGCTGTATTCAAGAGCTCGTCGCCCCTCCTCGCTTCGCCCCACCCCATCTACGCAAACATCGCGCTCGccgagacggcggtgcgctcCCGCGCAACCGtcctctccatctctgcctCGATCATGGCCATCGTCACGACCCGCTCTGACACTGGCAACAgcgccgcagtgcagcagACATTGAAGGCTATCGTGCGGATCAGCTTGGGTGAGATGCTCGTGGCGCTGAGGCGACCGTAGTCGACGTCGCTGGACGTCGGGACGCGCTCTGGGAACGCCTTTCGCCacagctgctcgcgcaggagccgccgaggcagcgcaaAGGTCAGCTCCGCCTGGAACAGCATGCACGATGAGCGTGAGTTGATGCTCGCCGTGGAGAACAGGTGgcgtccaccgccgccgtcgcggttCACCGTCGTtgcgatgacgatgacggGCCTCGGATAGCGGCGTGCGTGGTACTGGATGAGCTGTGAGAGTTGTAAGCTCTTTGGGGACTCGTTGAAGAGGACCTGCGCCTCGTCAAAGACGATGAtggcgccgaggcggcgtcCTTCCTCAAACACGACGTGCACCCGCATCTCCTCCCGGAGCAGGAGCTCCGCTACGTTGCAGAGGCGgatggtggcgccgcactcGTAGGCGATGGCCTCCGCGGCCAGCGACTTACCCGTGCCGCTCACGCCCTGGAACAGGTAAAGCGTCCCGCAGTCGTCGTTGGCGTCCTCGCTGAAGCCCCACTCGGTATacaaggtgctgcggctcttGGCACTGCTGGCGATCCCCTCCAGCTTCTTGGCGAGATCCGGCTCCACCACCAGCTCGGCAAGCGTGCGCTTCGGGGTCAGGTAGAACTCGCTCATCCCCTCcggcagctccgcggcgAGAAAgaagccgcgcagctgcagccgagCCCCTTCGTCGAGGTCGCTCATTGTCAGCTTCGGTGTAGAGGACTTCTCGCGGGCCACCGCTCTGCTCaaggcggcgaggacggcgttGCGGATCAGGCCGCCGGAGAGCTCGTAGTTCAGCGCTAGCTTCTCCAAGCACACGTCCTCGTTCATGGGCAGCTGCTTTGGGATGTGTGACCTCCAaatgcgcagccgcagctgatGGTCCGGCGGACGGAACTCCATCATGAGCGAGATGCGCCGGTTCATGGCCTCGTCGAAGTTCTGCGCGCGATTGGTGGCGAGGATGATGAGGCCGTCGTACCGCTCAAACTcggacagcagcgccgtcacggtGCCGTTGCTCGTGCGGTCCTCGAAGAGCGCTTCGCACTCGTCGAAGAACAAGATGGCGTCGCTCAGCTTCGCCTCGCGGAAGAGAAAGCGGAGCGCGTCGGCCTCGGCCTTCGTCGAGGAGCGAAACTGCGACACGCTGACGAGGAGTATCTTCTTCTTGAGGTGgtgcgcgacggcgttggCGAGCATCGTCTTGCCGGTGCCACTCGGGCCGTGGAAGAGCATGACGAGGCCTCCTTTGCTAGTGCCGAGGCCGTcgccgaagccgctgctcttcttgcACTGTTCGAAGAGGCTGTAGTGCTCAATGGTGGACAGGACGCGGTCCATCGTGGAGGTGGGCAGTACCACGTTAGCCAGCTCCACCTCGGGGAAGTACAACTGCGACCCGGGCACCATTTCCGCCGTCTCAGCTGGGATGCCCATGACATCGTCAACAATCTTCCGATCAATGTCGACGAGATAGTCCATGAGGTCCGTGTTGAAGCAGGAGCGGCCGACAGCGTCGAGTGTGAGGGACAGGACACCGTTGGACACGAGCGGAGAGGACTGGTAGAAGGCACGACGCGCCACCacgcgctcctccagcgaCTCGCACAGGACGAAGAGCATGTACCCCACCGTGATGAGTCGCTGCCCGTCCCGCATAACGTAGCGGCCGttcaccgccaccagcatGTCGTGCGAAATGACGTTGCCAACCATGAACAACATAATCTGCTTCTCCATCTCcgtcagctgcagccgctgcgcgagctgctcgATGCGCGGGGTGAAGACGCGGGCAGCGAGAGTGGCTTGCAGCCGTGActcgtgcaccgccgccgcgacgcgaACTTTGCCCTTCAACTCCCGTATCGACGCCTCCACCTTAGACTTGGGGGTGTAGGagtcctcctcgtccttcaTGTCGCCCTCCGCGTAGCGGATGCGAATCATGTTCGCGAGGATGCGAAAGGCCGCGTCCATGTACTCGATGTCGGACTCGTAGGGCACCCCCCGCATGGACGAGTCCGTGTGCGGCGTGGCAgatggcgaggaggacgccgccgctgcacccgcgCCAGTACCGGTGCAGCGATAACGCTGGGCGAGCGGGTTGATGTCGGCAAGAACCAGTCGTGCCTTGCGCGGCGCAgacgtcgctgtcgtcgcctcCCTGCCGTCCTCCGGCCGTGGTGCGGTATCCGTCGTgcgcgatggcggtgccgtcggcgGAGCTGTAGCCGGTGCCACCATCGCCGACTCTTCTCTACTACTTTTGCCGCCCTTTAccgcctcctctgtctctgtcgCGGCGGAGTTCTTTGCGACTGGTACTGCTGCCACGGCACGACCGCCGACTTGCGTGGCAGTTCTGCCGGCGAGGGCATTGCCGAGACGGTGCGAGACGGCTTCGTAAATCGCGTCCTGGTCTTTCGAAGCCAGCACAGCCGGGTCGATGTCCTCCAGCACACTGtcgagcgcctcctcggtcagcgcgatggcgctgtcggcggtggcgtcgtcgtcctcctcatcctccacATCGCCCTCCTCATCGCCACGCTTTGGTGATGGTGATACAGAGCGACTGCCACCGACGTGCTCCTCTGCTCGCGGAGCCGGCATGGCAGCCGCCGTGCTCGTCGTCTTGGCGTTCCGTTCTTCGTTgagcacctccagcagcgcggtgCGCTCCAGCTTAATGAGCTGCTCCTCCGACAGCTGATCACCACTCAGGGCCGCGATCGTCTCTATGGGCAGAGCGTACTTGCACTCCATGAAGGTTGTGCGCATCTTGATGTCGGAAAAGATGAGCCCTTGCTTCCACAGCACACCACTCTCAGAGAGAATGGACAGCAGCTCCTGTGGGGTAAGGTCGTTGTGGTAGGCAATGTTcgccggccgcagcggctcggcGATGTTGCCGGCCGCGTAGCGGCCGCAGTGGCACACCAGCAGGTATTCGAGCGTGCGGGCAGCCTTCGCGGATAGACGCAATCGCTCGCTGAGCCGCACCACGCGTGGTAGCCGCTGCATCTTGTGAAGCTGCGCATCGATGAGGTGGCCGACAAGCTCGGTGACGGCGGCCATGCACGGCACGCACTGTTGACGGAAGTCGAGGCCTACAAGCTCGATGTTGCGGAGGACTGCAGCGCTCAGGGCCATGCCAGAGACGAGGTATGCGTAGTGTTTGAGGTACACTAGCACGTCCTTTGCGGCAAGGTAAGCGGAGTCGGACTCAAAGCCAGGCACCTGCACCTCGCCGTACTCACGCAGCCGCTGAAGCATGACGCTCGGCTGGTAGGGCAAGTCACTGTCCTCGCCATCCTCGAAGACGGGGTCGTCGGCAGCCACCGACTTTGTCCCGTTGCGCTCGATACTGCCGCGATGCCGCTTGCGCCCCGCCGCCTTGCCAGCTGCCgcaggcgccgcctcgccgtccttGCGTAGCAAGGCCACGCCCTCCAAGAAGGAGCGCACGCAGTGGGGGACGCTGATGAAGGTCAGCGTCGTCAGTTGCGCTGCCACatcagccgccgccggtttcgcggccgcagctgccgggtAGCTGCCGTTGCAGCCCGCatccgccactgctgctgccgcgcgggTGCGGCACGGCACCGTTGGCTGGACGCAGAGCAGGAAGAACTCAACATAGAGGCGCAGAAGATCCATGAgggtgcgcggcggtgcggacGTAAAGCGTCCGGTGCGGTAGAAGACACGCACatcgtgcgctgctgccgatgccgTGCTTGCCGCTACTACCTCACACACAGGAATAGGAGGCTTTGGGGGCAGAACTGGGaatgcggcagcggctgcagcggcagtcgCATGCGTGGGCGTTCCCAGGAGAGGTTCAGCCGGCGCACCGACACTTGAccttgccgccgcagcactgcgCTTCGTCCTGGGGGGCATCAACGCAAAGGCCCGTCGACACGCCAGAGAGCAATGAAGCAACAACCCCGTGTGCGCCGTCCaaacggaggcggcggcagcggcggcggcgaaggaaTACGAGACCGGGGAGCCGTGATCGGTGGGTGAGGACGCAACGCTGCGTGGAAGAGAGGCGGATGGCAGGCGGGAGAGATGGCGCCACCAAGATATCTCGTCCCTCGCCTCTTCACACCCGTTGCCTCCGCTGCAACCTCTTCAGCGATGCTCTTGCcgaagggagagaaggaggaggaggaggaggggggtcgGGGCGGCTCTTCTCTATGTAGCGACGCGCTCTGAGCGGGTTGTGCGTGTAtgggaggggcggggagCGTGATGGTGCCCCCTGCCGTCccaaagagagggaaaggacGAGGGCTGTCCGGGCGCTCTTCCGGAAGGCAGGCGAGCAACAAGTACCACCGAAGCACAGAGAATACGAGACGGATACAGACAGCCGGTGCTTCTTGCCCCCGATTGAGCGTGTGTGATGGCACCCGTAGCGGTCGGTGACGGAGAAAAcacagagaggagagggagagaagaggtgaattgagggagggggagcgtaCCGCCGGTGAGGCAAGAGAAAGCACGGTGCCAAGTACCATCGTCCCGgtaaggggaggggggccttTGGGAGTCGATTCATGGCGCCTTGGCCGCTTGCCGCGCGAGCGCCATCGCGAAGGAGAGGTCGGCTCCACCAGTGTCACCATCTCcccctgtgtgtgcgcctcaGCAGCTCCCCACGCTCAGCAGGACGACGAGATGaaaagcacagagagaacgACGGATGTGGCTGACATGCGACTgccatcatcaccaccaGCTCCTGCGTCCCATCCTATGTATTCGCCTCTCCtcacatgtgtgtgtgtgtgtgtgtcgtgaTCCGCTTTTCGCTTAGAAGTGGCACTCCTCCGTGGAATGCTCAGCCATGCCACATCGCGCGCATCCCTTTGCGGATAGCACGAGTCCAAAGTCATCCTCGTCGATGCACTGCTTCTTGACCACTTCGGCGGTGTCCACAGCGACGCTCGCCGCCTGCTGTATTTCCTGTTGCTGCTTGCTGATGGACTctgaggcgcgcgcgcgcagcgagcaggcttccccctccgcctttgcccgggccgtcgccgccgccgcctccgcaccaATGTACAGCGACGTGGTCACGGGTGCCGTCGgatgcgtgtacgtgcgcgccaGCGATACCACGCCGAAGCGCCGAATAAGCTGGACAACAGATAGCTGTTCGTCGTAGTTCATCTCCGCCCAGCGGATGGGCAGGGAGGGGTACGGTGCCACGGTGCAggccgcagcaccttcacCTGCGGCCCGCCTCTCCGCGCGTACCTTGGCACACCGGCGCAGGAACACCAGCAGCAGTCCCATGTACTTGCTCTGGAGCAGGAGAAAGGGACTGTTGTTGAGCTCGTCGGTCGCTACGGCGGCGCAcccatcggcggcggccagtGACACGGCTGCGCCGCTATCACCACACTGACGCCCAGagcgcgcctccgccgctgcctctgccgtgAGCCGCGCGGCAAACTCAAACTTCCACACACGCGTGGAGGCGTCGTAGGCGATGCGGACGggatgcggcagcggcggaagaagcggcagccgcgccgcatcacccgcctcctccgtctctgCACTGGCAGCGCTTTCTCCCTCTGtttgtgccgctgctgcggcgtccaGCGGTGCGGCCCAGTGGTCAAGGAAGACGCGAAGCACGGGTTCCACAACGCGGGTGTAGTGGCGCAGCAGTTGGGTCTCTTTCGGCAAgtctcgcgcagcggcggcggccataacggcgtcgccgacacTTCGCGGCGCCCGCTTCACGTCGGCGACGTCATTCGTGCACCCTGCTGCATCACTGCCTTCGTCCTCCTCACTGAAGGGCCAGTGAAAGAAcacaaagaagaagagggagtaCGTGAGGGCCACCTCCATCGCCGTCTCGTAGCGCTGACCACGGATCGACACCTGCACACGATGCTCACTGGCAACGGTTGGTGGGATGGGGAGGACCGGATCCTCAGCAGGTTCCTGAGCAGAGCTGCTTGGTGAGCATCCGTCacgtggctgcggcgccgcgaggAGGAAAGGAAGCAGCTCCGACAGAATGTCCGCTACACACAGCGGCTCGGGTGGCAGAAATGAAGATGGAGGAGCGCTGCTctggcgatgcggcgcagcgggcatGTGGATGCGTGACTCCATAGGCTTCGAAGGAAACgtgaggaggaagagaaagccCACGTAGTTgaacgcgcgtgtgcgtgtgtgtgggggggggaggaggggggagggtccGACCGTTGCCTTTCACGGGTGCCCGCCCGACACacggggagaggaggaaggaggaggggagaggatgCAAACATAAGGCTGATGTCGCGCGATATGTGAGACATGACGGAAGGCGCTCACACCTTCACACATGCGTCGCGGAGGCAGGCGAGACGACAGgcgagagacggagacgcgCGGCCATACGTGCGATGCTGGACTCCAAACACACATACCCATACAGAGCCCAGAAACGAACATGCAGGTCAAGCCCGCCTCCGTAGACCGGCCAATCTGCCAGATCCTATGTCTtcccccgctgccgccgcccctctccaccaccactacaCTACCACGTACACGGCCTCTGTGCATCTTGCCTTCTGTTTCAAAGGATTCAGGACTCATGCCCACGTGTGGGCCAACGCTCTTGGATGCGCCACTTCCTGATGAGCACGAAGTGCGCGCACCCGACATTAGCGTCTGTGCGCTCGCTGTGTGATCACACAATATTTTCCTGCTCGTGTCTTCTTGCATCATCGGTCGTCTGTAATACAACGCCCCAACGCTCCACATGCGCGCACCGGCTGTGCCACCCGTtccgcctccttcttccGCCCTGCCCTCCACCATCGCCCAGGGTGTGCGCGACGCACAGGTGCGGCCACCGCACGATCTTTGCGTGCGGGGTGCTCTCactgcgcgctgcggaggtCATcccgcgcctgcgcggccCCTGCCCGCGCCGTGAGCTCGCTCACGAGGTGAGCCTTGCAGCGGTATGTCAAGCAAGCCGCTCGCGAGCGGCTCGCGCCTGGCGCGTCCACGATCTCGACGGAGTCTGTCGACGCCTCAAGTAGCACCGGCTCACTCGCTGGTGGCTGTAGGGTAGGATCGCGAGTTTCAGCGTGCGCCAGCATGCGATACAGCGCCAGGGGGTCCTCATCGTCCGCATCTAGCTGGTGCTCCACTTCCTCCGCCGAGCTATCCACCGTGGTCACTGCATttgtcggcgccgcagacgccaTGGCCGCCATGCCCACGGCACGCACGGTGTCGCGGCTCgcaaaacacacgcacaaatcCTGCGCACGCGTCAGCGCGACGTTCAGGCGATGCCAGTCTGCCAGAAATCCGAGCCCGTAGCGACCGAGGCGTCGATTTGCGCTGCGCTCCTCCCTGGCAACACCGTCGCTATCATCGCTGTTGCGCTCCTTTTCCCCttgcgccgcgcgccgctgcaNNNNNNNNNNNNNNNNNNNNNNNNNNNNNNNNNNNNNNNNNNNNNNNNNNNNNNNNNNNNNNNNNNNNNNNNNNNNNNNNNNNNNNNNNNNNNNNNNNNCATGCTTGTATGCTGTCTGGCTCTTCGTTTCTGTAGCGGTGACGGTGGGCGAGACCgagcgggggggggccgTCCCCCACTCCATCTGCTGACGGATGCCGTTGAAGGGAGGgcctcgcacacgcatcaGCACACATCCGCCATtagagagaggcgaagggattacacagagagacacgtactcgcacacgcgcagaatGCGGCGGACGCATCCGTTCAAGACGTGGGCGGCGGACCTCGCGCGCAACGTTCACTTCTTCACCCGCTGCATCTCCTCACTCGAAACAAGGTAAGCCGCTGATGCTGATGCAACTGCAGCATGCGATACAGCGCCAGGGGGTCCTCATCGTCCGCATCTAGCTGGTGCTCCACTTCCTCCGCCGAGCTATCCACCGTGGTCACTGCATttgtcggcgccgcagacgccaTGGCCGCCATGCCCACGGCACGCACGGTGTCGCGGCTCgcaaaacacacgcacaaatcCTGCGCACGCGTCAGCGCGACGTTCAGGCGATGCCAGTCTGCCAGAAATCCGAGCCCGTAGCGACCGAGGCGTCGATTTGCGCTGCGCTCCTCCCTGGCAACACCGTCGCTATCATCGCTGTTGCGCTCCTTTTCCCCttgcgccgcgcgccgctgcagctgcgccgcgctcaGCGTCCGCACACAGCTCAGCAGGATGAtccgcttctccttcccctgGAAGCTGTCCACTGTCGCCACCTGCACACCACTGTGGCGCTCCTCCTGCGTGAGGGTCGACAGAATCGTCTCCCTCTGCGCAGTGTAGAAGGTGATGATGCCGACATGTGCAGCCATCTCGCGCACCGTCATCTTGAAGaacgcgcgcagctgccgcatgCAGTCTACCACAGCGGTGGCCTCGCGGCGGTTGAGCAGCGaccggccgcgccgccgctccatCGGCGAGTCGCGCACGTCCACAAACACAAAGCGTGGGCATCGGCCGAGCTTCTGCGCGATggtcgccggcgcggcggttGGGCTGTCCGGCGCACGCGACCGCGCAAGCACACTTCGATCGGTGAGCAGCTTCGAGCCGTAGAAGTACTCGTTGGGGAAGGCGGCAATGTCGGGGTGCATGCGGTactgcgtgcgcagcagaaAGGAGGGGTGGCCGCAGGCGAGCAAGCGCACCAGCAGActgcgccgcagcccgcAGCGGCTCGCCTCCCAAGAGAGCACGGTAGGCTGCAGCTGGCGGGAGTCGCCGACGAGCACGCTCTTGCTCTTGGCGAGAGCAAccgcctgcagcacggccGGCTCTGTTCCCTGCGACGCCTCGTCCACGATGACCACGTCGAAGGCGATTCCCTGCACCTGGCGGCCGATGTGGTGAAGCGAGCCAAGGGTGGAGAAGACAATGGCGGCGGACtccagcgtgtgcgtgcgaattgcgctgcgcacggctgCCCTCCCACTAGCT
Coding sequences within:
- a CDS encoding AAA family ATPase, putative, which produces MDLLRLYVEFFLLCVQPTVPCRTRAAAAVADAGCNGSYPAAAAAKPAAADVAAQLTTLTFISVPHCVRSFLEGVALLRKDGEAAPAAAGKAAGRKRHRGSIERNGTKSVAADDPVFEDGEDSDLPYQPSVMLQRLREYGEVQVPGFESDSAYLAAKDVLVYLKHYAYLVSGMALSAAVLRNIELVGLDFRQQCVPCMAAVTELVGHLIDAQLHKMQRLPRVVRLSERLRLSAKAARTLEYLLVCHCGRYAAGNIAEPLRPANIAYHNDLTPQELLSILSESGVLWKQGLIFSDIKMRTTFMECKYALPIETIAALSGDQLSEEQLIKLERTALLEVLNEERNAKTTSTAAAMPAPRAEEHVGGSRSVSPSPKRGDEEGDVEDEEDDDATADSAIALTEEALDSVLEDIDPAVLASKDQDAIYEAVSHRLGNALAGRTATQVGGRAVAAVPVAKNSAATETEEAVKGGKSSREESAMVAPATAPPTAPPSRTTDTAPRPEDGREATTATSAPRKARLVLADINPLAQRYRCTGTGAGAAAASSSPSATPHTDSSMRGVPYESDIEYMDAAFRILANMIRIRYAEGDMKDEEDSYTPKSKVEASIRELKGKVRVAAAVHESRLQATLAARVFTPRIEQLAQRLQLTEMEKQIMLFMVGNVISHDMLVAVNGRYVMRDGQRLITVGYMLFVLCESLEERVVARRAFYQSSPLVSNGVLSLTLDAVGRSCFNTDLMDYLVDIDRKIVDDVMGIPAETAEMVPGSQLYFPEVELANVVLPTSTMDRVLSTIEHYSLFEQCKKSSGFGDGLGTSKGGLVMLFHGPSGTGKTMLANAVAHHLKKKILLVSVSQFRSSTKAEADALRFLFREAKLSDAILFFDECEALFEDRTSNGTVTALLSEFERYDGLIILATNRAQNFDEAMNRRISLMMEFRPPDHQLRLRIWRSHIPKQLPMNEDVCLEKLALNYELSGGLIRNAVLAALSRAVAREKSSTPKLTMSDLDEGARLQLRGFFLAAELPEGMSEFYLTPKRTLAELVVEPDLAKKLEGIASSAKSRSTLYTEWGFSEDANDDCGTLYLFQGVSGTGKSLAAEAIAYECGATIRLCNVAELLLREEMRVHVVFEEGRRLGAIIVFDEAQVLFNESPKSLQLSQLIQYHARRYPRPVIVIATTVNRDGGGGRHLFSTASINSRSSCMLFQAELTFALPRRLLREQLWRKAFPERVPTSSDVDYGRLSATSISPKLIRTIAFNVCCTAALLPVSERVVTMAMIEAEMERTVARERTAVSASAMFA